A genomic region of Melopsittacus undulatus isolate bMelUnd1 chromosome 5, bMelUnd1.mat.Z, whole genome shotgun sequence contains the following coding sequences:
- the LOC101878709 gene encoding histone H3, which translates to MARTKQTARKSTGGKAPRKQLATKAARKSAPATGGVKKPHRYRPGTVALREIRRYQKSTELLIRKLPFQRLVREIAQDFKTDLRFQSSAVMALQEASEAYLVGLFEDTNLCAIHAKRVTIMPKDIQLARRIRGERA; encoded by the coding sequence ATGGCACGCACGAAGCAGACGGCGCGTAAGTCCACGGGCGGGAAGGCTCCCCGCAAGCAGCTGGCCACCAAGGCGGCCCGCAAGAGCGCGCCGGCCACGGGCGGCGTGAAGAAGCCGCATCGGTACCGTCCCGGCACGGTGGCGCTGCGCGAGATCCGGCGCTACCAGAAGTCGACGGAGCTGCTGATCCGCAAGCTGCCCTTCCAGCGCCTGGTGCGCGAGATAGCGCAGGACTTCAAGACCGACCTGCGCttccagagctctgctgtgatGGCGCTGCAGGAGGCGAGCGAGGCCTACCTGGTGGGGCTCTTCGAGGACACCAACCTGTGTGCCATCCATGCTAAGCGTGTCACCATCATGCCCAAGGATATCCAGCTGGCCCGGCGTATCCGTGGTGAGCGTGCCTGA
- the LOC101874874 gene encoding histone H1.10-like, whose translation MSEAVPVAAPAAAPVPAAKATAKKPKKGVGGSRARKAAGPSVTELITKAVSASKERKGLSLAALKKALAGGGYDVEKNNSRIKLGLKSLVSKGTLVQTKGIGASGSFRLSKKPGEVKEKAPKKRAAVARPKKPAAKKSASATRKPKKAVTAKKSPKKVRKPAAKKAAKSPKKATKVSKPKKVVTAAKTPAKARTLKPKAAKPKPTKPKAAKSKRAALKKK comes from the coding sequence ATGTCGGAGGCAGTTCCTGTTGCCGCGCCTGCTGCTGCCCCGGTTCCCGCCGCCAAAGCTACGGCCAAGAAACCGAAAAAGGGGGTGGGAGGCTCCAGAGCCCGGAAAGCCGCGGGCCCCAGCGTCACCGAGCTGATCACCAAGGCTGTGTCCGCCTCCAAGGAGCGCAAGGGGCTCTCCCTCGCCGCGCTCAAGAAGGCGTTGGCTGGCGGTGGCTACGATGTGGAGAAGAACAACAGCCGCATCAAGCTGGGGCTCAAGAGCCTCGTTAGCAAAGGTACCCTGGTGCAGACCAAGGGCATTGGTGCATCTGGTTCTTTCCGTCTCAGCAAGAAGCCgggagaagtgaaagaaaaagccccCAAAAAGAGGGCAGCTGTGGCCAGACCCAAGAAACCGGCAGCCAAGAAATCTGCTAGCGCCACTAGGAAGCCCAAGAAAGCTGTGACAGCGAAGAAGAGCCCCAAGAAAGTGAGGAAGCCGGCGGCCAAGAAGGCAGCCAAGAGCCCCAAAAAGGCGACTAAAGTTTCCAAGCCCAAGAAGGTGGTGACAGCAGCTAAGACTCCAGCCAAGGCAAGAACACTGAAGCCCAAAGCAGCCAAGCCCAAGCCGACTAAGCCTAAAGCAGCTAAGTCGAAAAGGGCAGCGCTCAAAAAGAAGTAA
- the LOC101878540 gene encoding histone H2A-IV: MSGRGKQGGKARAKAKSRSSRAGLQFPVGRVHRLLRKGNYAERVGAGAPVYLAAVLEYLTAEILELAGNAARDNKKTRIIPRHLQLAIRNDEELNKLLGKVTIAQGGVLPNIQAVLLPKKTDSHKAKAK; this comes from the coding sequence ATGTCCGGGCGAGGGAAGCAGGGCGGGAAGGCGCGTGCCAAGGCTAAGTCGCGCTCGTCGCGGGCCGGACTGCAGTTCCCCGTGGGCCGCGTCCATCGCCTGCTGCGCAAGGGCAACTACGCGGAGCGGGTGGGCGCCGGCGCCCCAGTGTACCTGGCAGCCGTGCTGGAGTACCTGACGGCCGAGATCCTGGAGCTGGCGGGGAACGCGGCCCGCGACAACAAGAAGACGCGCATCATCCCGCGGCACCTGCAACTCGCCATCCGCAACGACGAGGAGCTCAACAAGCTGCTGGGCAAGGTGACGATCGCGCAGGGTGGTGTGCTGCCCAACATCCAGGCCGTGCTGCTGCCCAAGAAGACCGACAGTCATAAGGCTAAAGCCAAGTGA
- the APOLD1 gene encoding apolipoprotein L domain-containing protein 1: MERNGAAFPQTLDPTQDFHIALLDQRRRLRGQIAHLHKAARKLSKLRKRSLIANVSGSTLTAAGAVTAIVGLSLSPATLGASLLASAVGLGLATAGGAVSITSDLSSVLCNSQEVKKVQEIAMTCRKQMREILGCLEFLRRGKGPGDPTLRQSEKRASISLYNSICFMVFCSSHSFLVPENTKEITKVSQAVLKAKIQKLAANLETCTRAMDEVCELLESRTELSPHMRKPDLDAKKTAEIPRPSS; the protein is encoded by the coding sequence ATGGAGAGAAACGGTGCTGCCTTCCCTCAAACACTAGACCCCACGCAAGACTTCCACATCGCACTGCTGGATCAGAGACGGAGGCTGCGTGGCCAAATTGCTCACCTTCACAAAGCAGCTCGCAAACTCAGCAAGCTCCGCAAAAGATCCCTGATTGCCAATGTCAGCGGGAGCACCCTGACCGCTGCAGGAGCTGTCACAGCCATCGTGGGGCTGTCCCTCAGCCCAGCAACGCTGGGAGCCTCTCTCCTGGCGTCAGCTGTGGGTCTGGGTCTGGCCACAGCTGGGGGGGCTGTCAGCATCACCTCCGATCTCTCCTCAGTGCTTTGCAATTCCCAGGAGGTGAAGAAGGTGCAGGAAATCGCTATGACTTGTCGGAAACAGATGAGGGAAATCCTTGGCTGCCTGGAGTTCCTCCGCCGAGGGAAGGGCCCAGGAGACCCCACACTGCGCCAGTCAGAGAAGAGAGCCTCCATCTCACTGTACAACTCCATCTGCTTCATGGTCttctgcagctcccacagctTCCTCGTGCCAGAGAACACAAAGGAGATCACAAAAGTGAGCCAGGCGGTGCTTAAGGCCAAAATCCAGAAGCTGGCTGCCAACCTCGAGACCTGCACCAGAGCAATGGATGAAGTCTGTGAACTTCTTGAGTCCAGGACAGAGCTTTCCCCACACATGAGGAAACCCGACTTGGATGCTAAAAAGACTGCTGAAATCCCAAGACCATCCAGCTGA
- the LOC101874701 gene encoding histone H1.11L-like, with protein MSETAPAPAAEAALAPPAAAAKVAAKKPKKAAGGSKARKPAGPSVTELITKAVSASKERKGLSLAALKKALAAGGYDVEKNNSRIKLGLKSLVSKGTLVQTKGTGASGSFRLNKKPGEVKEKAPKKRAAVAKPKKPAAKKPASAARKPKKAVTAKKSPKKVRKPAAKKAAKSPKKTAKVAKPKKVVTAAKTLAKAKAVKPKAAKPKPTKPKAAKSKRAAPKKK; from the coding sequence ATGTCGGAGACTGCTCCAGCCCCCGCTGCGGAGGCAGCACTCGCACCTCCGGCGGCTGCTGCCAAAGTCGCCGCCAAGAAGCCGAAGAAGGCGGCGGGCGGTTCCAAAGCCCGGAAGCCTGCTGGTCCTAGCGTCACCGAGCTGATCACCAAGGCCGTGTCTGCTTCCAAAGAACGCAAGGGACTCTCCCTCGCTGCGCTCAAGAAGGCGCTGGCCGCCGGCGGCTACGATGTGGAGAAGAACAACAGCCGCATCAAGCTGGGGCTCAAGAGCCTCGTTAGCAAAGGCACTCTGGTGCAGACCAAGGGCACCGGTGCCTCCGGCTCTTTCCGCCTCAACAAGAAACCgggagaagtgaaagaaaaagccccCAAAAAGAGGGCAGCTGTGGCCAAACCCAAGAAGCCGGCAGCCAAGAAACCTGCTAGCGCCGCTAGGAAGCCCAAGAAAGCTGTGACAGCGAAGAAAAGCCCCAAGAAAGTGAGGAAGCCGGCGGCCAAGAAGGCAGCGAAGAGCCCCAAAAAGACGGCTAAGGTGGCCAAGCCCAAGAAGGTGGTGACAGCAGCTAAGACTCTAGCCAAGGCGAAAGCGGTGAAGCCCAAAGCAGCCAAGCCCAAGCCGACTAAGCCTAAAGCAGCTAAGTCGAAAAGGGCGGCGCCTAAGAAGAAGTAA
- the LOC117436220 gene encoding histone H2B 1/2/3/4/6, with translation MPEPAKSAPAPKKGSKKAVTKTQKKGDKKRKKSRKESYSIYVYKVLKQVHPDTGISSKAMGIMNSFVNDIFERIAGEASRLAHYNKRSTITSREIQTAVRLLLPGELAKHAVSEGTKAVTKYTSSK, from the coding sequence ATGCCTGAGCCGGCGAAGTCAGCCCCTGCGCCCAAGAAAGGCTCTAAAAAGGCGGTGACTAAGACTCAGAAGAAAGGCGATAAGAAGCGTAAGAAGAGCCGTAAGGAAAGCTACTCTATCTACGTGTACAAGGTGCTGAAGCAGGTGCATCCCGACACGGGCATTTCCTCTAAGGCCATGGGCATCATGAACTCCTTCGTGAACGACATCTTCGAGCGCATTGCTGGTGAGGCCTCGCGCTTGGCGCACTACAACAAGCGCTCCACCATCACTTCTCGGGAGATCCAGACGGCTGTGCGCCTCCTGCTGCCGGGTGAGCTCGCCAAGCATGCCGTTTCCGAGGGTACCAAGGCCGTTACCAAGTACACCAGCTCCAAGTAG